In the genome of Nonomuraea sp. NBC_00507, the window GTAGTCCATGACGTCGACGTGCAGCCAGTCGGCGTTGGGCACGGCGGCGGCCTCGTCGGCGAGCCTGGCGAAGTCGGCGGCGAGGATGCTGGGCGAGATCTGTACGGCCATGATTTGCCACAGTCTAGTGAACGGCCTGCGCCTGCCTCGCCCGGGACATCAGCCCGAGCCTGATGAACACCAGCGGCGCACCCAGCTGCACCCAGAGCCCCAGCACCGCGTATCCGGCGTACGTCACCACGCCGCTCTGGGGCAGCAGCCGGCTCTGGACGTACCAGATGAGCACGGCCACGGCCGTGCCGAGCAGCCAGCGGGCGGCGCGCAGGCCGAGCGGCCCGCCTGCGTCGAACCAGCCCATCCTGTGCATGATCGACGCCCCGGCCAGCGTGCCGAACAGCACACCCGCCATGGTGACAATCGTGGTCGGGCTCTCGGGCGCGATCTGACCCGCCGAGCGCCAGGCCGCAGGCAGGGACCAGCCGGCGTACGGGGCGTTGGCCAGCGCGGCGGCGCCGATCAGCGCCCCGGAGAGCACGGCTGAGGCCGCCACCTGCGCCCAGAGCTCCAGCCCGCGCCACCACGCCGTCAGCGGGCGTTCCAGCTTCAGCACGAGCAGCAGCACGGCCGCGCCGAGCAGCACCCCGGTCACCACATCCGAGATGAAGTGCACTCCCAGGTAGACGCGGCTCAGGCAGACCAGCCCCGTGAGCCCGCCCGCCGTCCACCACGCCCACGGCCTTGCCGCGGTCACGGCCAGCCGGCCGAGGCCGGCGGTGCCGTTCTGGGCGTGTCCCGACGGCAGCCCGAAGGCCCCTTCGAGGGAGAGCGGGCGCACCCG includes:
- a CDS encoding phosphatase PAP2 family protein — protein: MDFLDDLHRAELEPIIWLQQWPDWARPVLELVSVFGTDTFFLLCLPVLYWCVDPKLALRLALTVMVSAAANAIAKLALHQPRPYWIDGRVRPLSLEGAFGLPSGHAQNGTAGLGRLAVTAARPWAWWTAGGLTGLVCLSRVYLGVHFISDVVTGVLLGAAVLLLVLKLERPLTAWWRGLELWAQVAASAVLSGALIGAAALANAPYAGWSLPAAWRSAGQIAPESPTTIVTMAGVLFGTLAGASIMHRMGWFDAGGPLGLRAARWLLGTAVAVLIWYVQSRLLPQSGVVTYAGYAVLGLWVQLGAPLVFIRLGLMSRARQAQAVH